One window from the genome of Nicotiana sylvestris chromosome 9, ASM39365v2, whole genome shotgun sequence encodes:
- the LOC104247600 gene encoding glutathione gamma-glutamylcysteinyltransferase 1-like isoform X2 — translation MAMAGLYRRVLPSPPAVDFASTEGKQLFLEAIQNGTMEGFFKLISYFQTQSEPAYCGLASLSMVLNALAIDPGRKWKGPWRWFDESMLDCCEPLEKVKAKGISFGKVVCLAHCAGAKVEAFRSNHSTIDDFRRQVMACTTSDNCHLISSYHRGLFKQTGSGHFSPIGGYHAGKDMALILDVARFKYPPHWVPLPLLWEAMNTIDEATGLHRGFMLISKLHRAPALLYTLSCKHESWVTISKHLMDDLPVLLSSENVKGIKDVLSTVLSNLPSNFVEFITWIAEVRRQEENGQNLSDEEKGRLAIKEEVLKQVQDTPLYKHVTSILFSENSICQSKAASDSSLANVAASICCQGAGLFAGRSGSSDRFCCLQTCVRCYRATGDNSATVVSGTVVNGNGEQGVDVLVPTSQAKTSCCPSGQDGCSPMHPASNDVLTALLLALPPHTWSRIKDTKVLQEIENLVSAENLPPLLQEEILHLRGQFLLLKKCKDNKV, via the exons ATGGCGATGGCGGGTTTGTATCGGCGAGTTCTTCCGTCCCCTCCGGCTGTTGATTTCGCTTCTACTGAAGGAAAG CAACTTTTCTTGGAGGCCATCCAGAATGGAACAATGGAAGGATTTTTCAAGTTGATCTCTTATTTTCAGACACAGTCTGAACCGGCCTATTGTGGTTTGGCTAGCCTTTCCATGGTCTTGAATGCCCTTGCTATTGATCCAGGAAGAAAATGGAAAG GGCCTTGGAGATGGTTCGATGAATCTATGTTGGACTGTTGTGAGcctttggagaaggttaaagcTAAAGGGATCTCCTTTGGGAAAGTTGTATGTTTGGCTCACTGTGCAGGAGCGAAGGTGGAAGCTTTTCGCTCTAATCATAGTACTATTGATGACTTCCGTAGACAAGTCATGGCCTGCACCACTAGTGATAATTGTCATCTGATCTCATCATATCATAGAGGCCTTTTTAAACAG ACAGGTTCGGGCCACTTTTCACCTATTGGTGGTTATCACGCGGGCAAGGATATGGCACTGATTCTAGATGTTGCGAGGTTTAAATATCCCCCTCACTGGGTTCCCCTCCCTCTCCTTTGGGAAGCCATGAATACAATTGATGAAGCTACAGGATTACATAGGGG GTTTATGCTAATTTCTAAGCTTCACAGAGCTCCTGCATTGCTATATACCCTG AGCTGTAAACATGAGAGTTGGGTCACTATCTCAAAGCATTTGATGGATGATCTTCCTGTCCTGTTAAGCTCTGAGAATGTGAAGGGCATAAAAGATGTTCTCTCTACTGTTCTTTCAAATCTACCTTCAAATTTTGTTGAATTCATAACGTGGATAGCAGAAGTTCGAAGGCAAGAGGAGAATGGTCAAAATTTGAGTGACGAGGAGAAAGGAAGGCTAGCTATCAAG GAAGAGGTATTGAAACAAGTGCAGGACACTCCTCTTTATAAGCATGTCACAAGCATTTTATTTTCAGAAAATTCTATCTGCCAGTCAAAAGCAGCATCAGACAGCAGTTTGGCTAATGTTGCTGCTAGCATTTGCTGCCAAGGAGCAGGTCTTTTTGCAGGAAGATCTGGTTCATCAGATAGGTTTTGCTGTCTCCAAACATGTGTTAGATGCTACAGAGCTACCGGGGACAATTCTGCTACTGTTGTGTCTGGGACAGTTGTAAATGGGAATGGGGAGCAGGGTGTTGATGTTCTGGTCCCTACATCTCAAGCAAAGACTAGCTGTTGTCCTTCAGGGCAAGATGGTTGCTCGCCAATGCACCCTGCAAGCAACGATGTGCTGACAGCACTATTGCTGGCGTTACCTCCACATACATGGTCTCGAATAAAAGATACGAAGGTCTTGCAGGAAATAGAGAACCTTGTCTCAGCAGAGAACCTGCCTCCTTTGCTGCAAGAAGAG ATTTTGCACCTGCGAGGACAGTTCCTCCTCCTCAAGAAATGCAAGGATAACAAG GTTTAG
- the LOC104247600 gene encoding glutathione gamma-glutamylcysteinyltransferase 1-like isoform X1, protein MAMAGLYRRVLPSPPAVDFASTEGKQLFLEAIQNGTMEGFFKLISYFQTQSEPAYCGLASLSMVLNALAIDPGRKWKGPWRWFDESMLDCCEPLEKVKAKGISFGKVVCLAHCAGAKVEAFRSNHSTIDDFRRQVMACTTSDNCHLISSYHRGLFKQTGSGHFSPIGGYHAGKDMALILDVARFKYPPHWVPLPLLWEAMNTIDEATGLHRGFMLISKLHRAPALLYTLSCKHESWVTISKHLMDDLPVLLSSENVKGIKDVLSTVLSNLPSNFVEFITWIAEVRRQEENGQNLSDEEKGRLAIKEEVLKQVQDTPLYKHVTSILFSENSICQSKAASDSSLANVAASICCQGAGLFAGRSGSSDRFCCLQTCVRCYRATGDNSATVVSGTVVNGNGEQGVDVLVPTSQAKTSCCPSGQDGCSPMHPASNDVLTALLLALPPHTWSRIKDTKVLQEIENLVSAENLPPLLQEEILHLRGQFLLLKKCKDNKVEEDLAAPPF, encoded by the exons ATGGCGATGGCGGGTTTGTATCGGCGAGTTCTTCCGTCCCCTCCGGCTGTTGATTTCGCTTCTACTGAAGGAAAG CAACTTTTCTTGGAGGCCATCCAGAATGGAACAATGGAAGGATTTTTCAAGTTGATCTCTTATTTTCAGACACAGTCTGAACCGGCCTATTGTGGTTTGGCTAGCCTTTCCATGGTCTTGAATGCCCTTGCTATTGATCCAGGAAGAAAATGGAAAG GGCCTTGGAGATGGTTCGATGAATCTATGTTGGACTGTTGTGAGcctttggagaaggttaaagcTAAAGGGATCTCCTTTGGGAAAGTTGTATGTTTGGCTCACTGTGCAGGAGCGAAGGTGGAAGCTTTTCGCTCTAATCATAGTACTATTGATGACTTCCGTAGACAAGTCATGGCCTGCACCACTAGTGATAATTGTCATCTGATCTCATCATATCATAGAGGCCTTTTTAAACAG ACAGGTTCGGGCCACTTTTCACCTATTGGTGGTTATCACGCGGGCAAGGATATGGCACTGATTCTAGATGTTGCGAGGTTTAAATATCCCCCTCACTGGGTTCCCCTCCCTCTCCTTTGGGAAGCCATGAATACAATTGATGAAGCTACAGGATTACATAGGGG GTTTATGCTAATTTCTAAGCTTCACAGAGCTCCTGCATTGCTATATACCCTG AGCTGTAAACATGAGAGTTGGGTCACTATCTCAAAGCATTTGATGGATGATCTTCCTGTCCTGTTAAGCTCTGAGAATGTGAAGGGCATAAAAGATGTTCTCTCTACTGTTCTTTCAAATCTACCTTCAAATTTTGTTGAATTCATAACGTGGATAGCAGAAGTTCGAAGGCAAGAGGAGAATGGTCAAAATTTGAGTGACGAGGAGAAAGGAAGGCTAGCTATCAAG GAAGAGGTATTGAAACAAGTGCAGGACACTCCTCTTTATAAGCATGTCACAAGCATTTTATTTTCAGAAAATTCTATCTGCCAGTCAAAAGCAGCATCAGACAGCAGTTTGGCTAATGTTGCTGCTAGCATTTGCTGCCAAGGAGCAGGTCTTTTTGCAGGAAGATCTGGTTCATCAGATAGGTTTTGCTGTCTCCAAACATGTGTTAGATGCTACAGAGCTACCGGGGACAATTCTGCTACTGTTGTGTCTGGGACAGTTGTAAATGGGAATGGGGAGCAGGGTGTTGATGTTCTGGTCCCTACATCTCAAGCAAAGACTAGCTGTTGTCCTTCAGGGCAAGATGGTTGCTCGCCAATGCACCCTGCAAGCAACGATGTGCTGACAGCACTATTGCTGGCGTTACCTCCACATACATGGTCTCGAATAAAAGATACGAAGGTCTTGCAGGAAATAGAGAACCTTGTCTCAGCAGAGAACCTGCCTCCTTTGCTGCAAGAAGAG ATTTTGCACCTGCGAGGACAGTTCCTCCTCCTCAAGAAATGCAAGGATAACAAGGTAGAAGAAGATTTAGCTGCACCTCCCTTCTAG